In Rhodothermus profundi, the following are encoded in one genomic region:
- the mraZ gene encoding division/cell wall cluster transcriptional repressor MraZ: MASFKGQAAYSVDEKGRVAIPAKMRAVLKPEAKGTFTATRGFERCIFLYPLDRWEEIEMQMMKLNLYQREARNFVRQILRWAEEVTLDKQGRVVLPKVLMEFAGITDRALIIGALDHIEIWNPATFEQFVNEQPLDYETLAEKVMGV, translated from the coding sequence ATGGCGAGCTTCAAGGGACAGGCCGCATACTCCGTAGACGAGAAGGGGCGGGTAGCCATCCCGGCCAAAATGCGGGCTGTCCTGAAGCCAGAGGCGAAGGGGACCTTCACGGCCACGCGCGGCTTCGAGCGTTGCATTTTTCTCTACCCGCTTGACCGCTGGGAGGAGATCGAAATGCAGATGATGAAGCTCAATCTGTACCAGCGGGAAGCGCGCAACTTCGTGCGGCAGATTCTGCGCTGGGCCGAGGAGGTTACGTTAGACAAGCAAGGGCGTGTGGTGCTGCCCAAAGTTCTGATGGAGTTTGCAGGCATTACGGATCGGGCGCTCATCATCGGTGCGCTCGATCACATAGAGATCTGGAATCCGGCTACGTTCGAGCAGTTTGTGAACGAGCAACCCTTGGATTACGAGACGCTGGCTGAGAAAGTGATGGGGGTGTGA